gctgtccgggtgcaccggcaacagccggaaggccgcctcgatgtccgacttggccatcaacgcCCCCCGACCGTATTTCTTGACCCATCCCACCGCCGCGTCAAACGATGTGTAGCACACCGAACAATCGCCTGCATCAATCGCATCATTTACCGACCCCCCTTTCGGAAATGAGAGGTGGTGAATGAGTCTGAacttgtttggttccttcttCGGTACCACCCCCAACGGTGATACCACCAGACCCTCCAAAGGGGGGGATTCAAACGGGCCCCCCATGCGGCCTAGCCCCACTTCCTTCCGTAATTTCTCAGAAACCACTTCGGGGTGTTGGAGAGCCGAACGCAAATTCTTGGACAGCGGCGGAACCACCGTCAAGCTACAAGGAATACGGAACCCCACAGTAAAACCTTCCTCCAGGAGCTGAGCCGCCGctctgtccggatacctaccgagaaacggcagcATCCTTCTCACCATCACCGGGGTGCTCCCTCTTACCTGAAGAATCCCCGGGACGtcccttgccctgcttgaagcagcgggaagaggggtgattacccccacacccggagcactcatgcttgtatcggcacgaccccccaaacttgcagctaccctcgttgaactgccaacaaaccccttttttctttccggccgactgtcccaggGAAGAGGCTCCGCcggccccccctgaaaaaacggcgccgacgtcctcggagccgtcataagccgcatccaaaggctaaTGTCCTTGGCGTCCCAACGAATTTCCGGCCTGATCGCCCGACGTTGCCTGAACTGTTCGTCATATCTAAGCCAacctgtgcccccatagcacctgTAGGCCTCACTGATCGCCTCCTGGTAACTGAAGAGCGCCGAGCAGTGCTCGGGGTTCTTCTCGCCAATCACACTGGCCAAAATGGAATACGCCTGCGACCAGTTTGCAAACGTGCGAGGTATTAGcctgtacctcctcttctcctcatcttccttcttAGAATCCTCTGGTTTTACCCTGTCCAAATTGAATTTTTCCAGCGGTAACAGCGCGAATATCTCCACGTACTCGCTCTTCCAGATCTTTTCCCGTACCTCCTGTTTCAGATGCGACCCCAGCGGCGCATCGTAACAGGTGTAAACCTGTCCCCTAGCCTCATCCGCTAACCGTATTAAATCCCGTTTTTTTGAAGCGGCCCCCGCCGACTCGGCGGTAACCTCCGGCTGCACTGATGCCCCGGCCCCCAAGCCGCCCCCACTTGCCTCCTTTCCAGCTACCACCAACGGcgtagtggcagccgccaccgccGCCGCGGCCACCCCCGTAGCTCCCCCGACCGGCCCCCAAGCCGCCGCCGGGCTTGCGGGAGGTCTGTCCCCCCCTTTTAGCTGACTGACCAGAGCCTCTAACCCCGACAAAAACCTTTGCAAACCCACATCACCTCCAGCAATACCCACCTGTGCATCCGTAACCTGGGACGCCGGTGCAACAACCACATTCCTCTCAACCACATCAACACATTGCCTATTAGAAACATCAGTGTAAAAtgacttaccgggctgcgtggaagcaatcccatcagccgaCCGTCTCGAATCCCTCGTTGCTGGTATCGTCCTGGGCAAGACCTCGTCCTCAGATCCCGACCGCTCTCCCTCCGACCGATCCTCCTCCTCCGATGATGACCCACCGGGCGGCTCGGTCCCGGAGGCCGaaggcccagggccggattcactCCCCCTGCGGGCCCTGGACCCGTGCGGCGATTTTGCCGAAGCTTTCCTGCTTGGCGTAACCCTGTTGCTGCCGACGCGCTCCACCTCCTGCAAGTGGCTAGCCGAGGAAGCTGGGGGGCTAGCCACCGTGGCCTGCGATCCCACTCGCCGAGACCCCACCACCGGGCCCGTCACTGCCTGATCCACACGCCGGGCGGGCAAGGCCGCCGCATCTGAGCCCCCTGGCCGTCCCCCCCTTGCACCCACGCTACTCCTGGTGCCCCCGGCTGGGCCTTCCGACACAATACCCGCCGCCCGCTTCGCGGGGGGGCCCGAAGGGGCCCTGCTATGTCCACTATCCCCCCTCTGCCGTCCCGGGGATATACTGGGCGAATACCGgcggggggggcgggacgagcgcgtcCGCGAGGCCCCCCGGCCTGTGTGACTAGGCCCCGACGACGCTGCTCCCATGCCTGTGTGATCAGGCCCCGATGCGACCTGAATTGTGTCCCCGTGTGCCCGCACTGCTCCCCGGACCGACCGTTCAGGCCCCGACTCCGCCAGCACCACACCTGTGTGCTCCGGCCCCGATGCTGCTTGTCCGGTCTGGACGCGGCTAGGCCCCGACGCCATGCGCCCCATGTCCCCTCCATCCTGCGATAAAAGCGCCCCCAACTGCCTCTGCAGCCAGTCCTCACCCCGGATAGCCGCCTCCGCCCTCAATCTCCCGAATAAATCCTCGATCGCAGCCATCGCCGTGACAATTTGGGACAAGCGAAATCCCTGCAGGCTGAGCAGACACAGCAGCAACTTCACTCCCCCACCAACTTCACTCCCCCACGCTGCCTCTGCCCGGGAAACTGAGAGTAAGAgatatctgtgatctctcctcccctgctctgctcctccccccacagctactagggtttctgttaaccctgtcatggccggccctacactgacttccagttgctccgggcctcacttgaGAGAGGAAATACGATTTGGATATTCAGATTCCTGCAAAAACCCAGGGACCTTTCCTTATTTGTTTTTCATTGCAGAAATCCAAACCAGATGAGAAACTCTACTCTAGCAGCATTTGGGGTCCAACTTGTGATGCGGATGATCGCATTATCGAACAATGTGACCTACCAGAGCTCCAGGAGGGGGACTGGATACTGTTTGAGAACATGGGTGCCTACACTGTGGTTGCATCTTCTACATTCAATGGATTTCAGCGACCAACTCTCCATTATGTCATGTCAAGACCACACTGGTAAGAAAATTCACTCTCCAAAGAGACTATTAAATGAAAGCTGGCAAGGGAAGTATAAATCTgaacatttattttctattctcaTAGGCAAATAATGCATACTATCCAAGAACATGGTACTTTTCCTGAGGTGTCGGAGCTGAGTGATGTCCATGTTTCCTGTGTCGCAAAGAATAGAATGGAGCTGAATTCCATTGCTTGTATTGTGTAGTTGTCATTGTCTGGTGTATTTAATGTTAGTAGCACAAACTGATCGATGCTGCTCCAGGTTGGTTCACCATCATATATACCTGACAAACTTTCTTTCAATACAGGTGTCAGCCCACCTCACACAACATCCTGAATTTGATTAAGCACTTACCctatgttcacacctatgcgtttttagtccatttaacatggtttcctatggtacaagttcacatctatgcgttttgtGGCCAGTGCATTTTAAGAAAGGTTTGGGGACTTTTTTCCTTGTTTTGCGTGTAATAGACTTAGAAGGAACCACACCACAAATGCAAGTATTGTGTTTGTGATgcaatttttgatgtgttttatgttttttatttttattttttttagattccgattcaatagatttttattaaagATTAAATAACATTAGTCTGGATACAAGTGAAAttacaatacataaaaaaaaaaaaaagtacacatccCAGGGAagaaaataacttaaaaaaaaaaagagaaaagaaatatatatatgaaataaataaatatataaataaataaataaatacaacacaGATGAGAGacaatacatttataatcatcaaGTCGGAATTCATGCATATTTATCTAAACCATTTTAATAATCAGACCTAAGGATCATGGAGTTTGGAGGTATTTAATCCATGGGGACCATaccttgtcgaatcttctttgtttGTCTTTAAGGATactggcggccgcgattgccgcagggtgcccgcgattgtcggtaatgacggcaggagtgtggatctgtgtgtgtaaacacacagatccacttcctgtcagcggtgaggagaccaatgtgtgttcccagtacagaggaacacacatcggtctcctccccttgagagtcccctcccccctacagttataacacatcttaggacacatattaaccccttccttgccccctagtggttaaccccttccctgccagtcacatttacacagtaatcaatgcatatttatagcattaatcgctgtataaatgtgaatggtcccaaaaacttgtcaaaagtgtccgatgtgttcgccgcaatgtcacggtgacagtaaaaaaaatcgcaaatcgccgccaatactagtaaaaaaatgtataaaataaaaatgccataaatctatcacctattttgtagacgctataacttttgcgcaaaccaatcaatatatgattattgcgatttttttttttaccaaaaatatgtagaagaatacgtatcggcctaaactgaggaaaaaaaaaattttttaacaaaaaattgtgatatttattaaataaaaaagtaaaaaatagtgtttttttttaaattgtcgctcttcttttgtttatagcgcaaaaaataaaaaccgcagagatgatcaaataccaccaaaagaaagctctatttgtgggaacaaaatgataaaaaaaattgtttgggtacagcgtagcacgaccgcgcaattcaaagtgcgacagtgctgaaagctggcttgggcaggaaggtgcgtaagtgcccggtatggaagcggttaaaggttcactaaaggaaaaacattttttttgctgaaatgactgtttacagggtatagagatagttaactgattccttttaaaaatgattaaaaatagataaaaaacaatcatataatgtacctacagtttagtttcgtttttgctgttgtttcctggttctctgatgtacagagccagagagccattagagggcagtgatgctttgtctaaaacccctcagcaccaatccagtttcgttttacaaacagtaatcacacctccttgattagtcaccacagtgagaaatctcccagtactgtggtgatcaggaaacagacaaccaggaagtgtccagaacagagaggaattacagcaacatcaaagcaaaaacgaacaatgaggacatgaaaccaggactgcagtaaggtaaaggaagctatttagcttaaaaaaaaattagtttagtgaccctttaagtccacAAATAGCGCTGTTTTAGGATTATTAGGTATATGTCCAGTCACTGAGTGGATCAATGAAAAAACTCTGACCCAAAAGCATTGTACCttgggacaggtccaccagacATGAACATTGTACCCTCTTATCCGCATTCTCTGAAGCATAGGGGTGAAGCATCAGGATATACTTTTGCTAATTTTGCCAGAACTAAATACCATCTGGATAGTACCTTAAAATTTTCTTCCACTAGGGAAGTATTAAGTATTCCCCTGTGTACCATGGTCGACCAGCGCTCCCagatctcttcctctatagtttCACCTAGGTCCGATTCCCATGCCAATTGGTAAGAGGGTTTGGTCTGTTTATTATTGAAGAGATTATATATAGATCTGAAATTCCTCCACGCGATTCAGGTCTATTTAGGCATTCATTTTCAAATAAGGTCTTAGAGGTTATATTTGCTAGATCAGTATCTAGCGATTTTATGAAGTGAATAATCTGATGTAGACGGAAGGACTCTGTCTGAGGCATCTGCATATTTTTCTGGAAGTATTGCGAGGTTTAATCCCTTTATGGTCTATGAAATGTGCTATCCTGTAAAGGCCTTTGTTAACCCACCATGAAAATTGTTGGGGATTTTGTCCTGGAGGAAAGTGTGGGTTATTAAGTATAGGGGCTACAGGGGAATGGGAAGATTTCAGTGGATATAATTTACATGTCGTGTCCCAAAGATGTAAAGAGTGGGATAAAGTAGGACTCAAAATGGCCCGATGTTCTTTTGTTGAAAGCCACATCAGGAGGTCCATAGGTATAGAGGGACTGGCTTGTGTTTCTAACAGTACCCAATCGGGTTGATATATTTTCGAAAAAATTTGATATAGTTGTACCATTTGAGCAGCCTTATAATATTTTAGAAATGAGGGACTCCCAGTCCGCCTTTCCACTTGGAGATATGAAGAGTGGAGTGTGCCACCCTGTACCTACTATTACCCCAAATAAATTTGAAAACTAGTGATTGAAGtttcttaaaaaatgtaaatggtatCGGAATTGGTAACGTACGGAAACAATATAAAAAACGAGGGAGAATCGTCATTTTAATAGCTGATATTTTACCCATCCAGGAAAGATTACATGTCTGCCAGTTCTTCAAGTCTTGTTCAATGGAATTATAAAGAGGGGTATAATTAACTTGAAACAGTGTGGACATTTCTCGGGTGAGTTTAATTCCAAGATAAGGGATAAGGGAGAAGTgtacaccatttttttattttaacactgtatatagctggtcgctaattttttgaaaaatggcgtgggccccccaaaatccataccaaacccttatctgagcatgcagctcggcaggtcaggaaagggaggggacgagtgagctccccctcctgaaccatactaggacacatgccctcaacatggggggatgggtgctttggggggctcttgatggggacaagggcctcttctcgacaatcctggccggtggttgtcggggtctgcgggggggcttaacgtaatctggaagcccccctttaagaagggagcccccagatcctgccccccctatgtgaatgggcatCGGGTACTTTATCAAAAAAATAGCTCTGAGTTGTCTTCTTCCCGTGCCATCTTTTCACACTGTTATCTCTCCCGATACCATCTTCTCCCCGAACCAACTTCTCTCTTGCCACCGGCTTCTCCGGCTGCTGTCTTCATTCTTCTCTGCCAGTTACCCGCTGTCTTCTTCTGTTGTGTTGTCGCCCACCATCTGGCAtctcttatatagccatggggtgtgtccatccgatgacatcacccagagagcccaccccttgtgacatcacagcGGGTAATTGGCTGCGAGAAAGAAGATGGCGGTTGGAGAAGATGGCGGCCAGAGAAGACGGcggcgggagaggagggagagacggCAGCTGGAAAAGATGGCTCGGGACAGAGACGGCTTAGAGGCCTGGTCTGGACAGCTGACAGCTTAGACAGCTGACGGCTTAGAGCTTAGAGGCCTGGTATGGACAGCTGACAACTGataactcatcagttgttaaggatatGGTGGCCAGCTTCCCGGCCCCCTGCTTCATACAGTGTGTTTacagtgtgtttaaaaaaaaaaccaaaatgcattaaaaaaacgaGGGTaaaaaacgcactgcaaaacGTGTCTGAAAAATTCATCAATCGcagccgcatagatgtgaacctagacagGCGTGAATAGCATCAACCTTCAGCTCCCCCACTGCTGTTTCTTTGCTGTTGCTGCTCATTTTAAGGATATGCTAAAATAAAGGTGGATTTTATGATcagagtgcactttttacttttattctctttttttaattgtattatagATGGTATAAGATGTGCAGCTGTTCCTCAAGCATTTGTAGCTTATGCACTAGCAGGAAGTAACCTGACCTGTTTTTACATAGTAAGTTATGTTAAAAACTATGTGCTAGCTCAAGGCTATGGGTTTACATGCCTTTCAAAAATGTCATAGGTATAGGTTACAGTATGTGGTTTGCAACAAGTACCTATATTAGGTACCAGTATTGGGCTTGGTTAATGAGTTTAATAAGGTATTGTGTACACACAGGGTTTCATTGGTAAAATCAAGTGTGTTCTTTTGATACAATTTTACTTGTGAAACATGCAACATACTGCCGCATACCAATCCATTTCATACTGGCTAAATTCCATGTATTCCATGCTTGTATTTTGTACTTGTAATTGTCTAGTGTATTTAATGTTGGCAGTTATAGTTATTAGCACAAAACGATCGATGCTGCTCCAGGTCAGTTGACCACTATATACCTCACACACTCTTTCAATACAGATGTCAGCCCAGCTTGCAAAACATCCTGGATTTTGATTGGGCACCTATTGCAAAAATACGTATGGCTGAGATAGGGTCACATGTATCTGTGTTCCTATCAAAACTGTATTAGagtttacatttaattttttttaatgtatttttattattatttttaattgtatTCTAGATGATAtgacagtgtttttcaaccttttttcagtcaaggcacccattAAAATTCTGTACAATATCAAGGCACCCAATTCTAAAATGTAACAAACTAAacaaatagttttacataatacaGCAGCATCCATACACATAGGACAcacaacattagaggtgatttaatTTTACAAAGCAATATACCTTTGCACACTGGCACTGATTAGTATTCCAGGGTTTCTCTCCATCACTCAACaggaccccagtgctgacagGGAGGGACAGGGGAGGGGCAAGTGAGGATGCTGTGCAGGCACCTGATGTCTtccttatcaaccaatgacatcattggttgctaggatgccagCGGCTGGACCACACAGTTCCCAAGGCTGCAATGCTGCAAAATGAAATTATTTTTCATAACAATATGGCGAGTTGATCCACCCACTGGCTTGTACACAAATTTTGGGCAATTTTGAGCAATTTTAAGcactttgccaaggcacccctgaggaACCCAGAAGGCACCTCACAATGCCTAGGCACCTGGTTGAAAAAGGATGGTATAAGATGTGTAGCTGTTTCTCAAGCATGTGTAGCTTATGCACAAGCAGAAAGTAACCTGACCTGTTTTTACAGAGTAAGTTATGTTAAAAACAATGTGCTAGCTCAAGACCGGGTTTACATGCCTTTCAAAAATGGCATAGGTTACAGTGTGTGGTTTGCAACAAGTACATATATAAGATGCCAATATAGGGCTTGGTTAATGTGCTCAATAAGGTATTATAGCGGTGTTCCACccgcatttttttctttaaaagacagcagctacaaacactgtagctgctgacttttaataaggacacttacctgttcagggtgcCCGTGATGACGGCCCCCCCGAGGCAGCTtcactgcggcttcactgcccatttcttactgcgcatgcgcgagtcgtgcggcgctttgtgaatgggtggctgtcttctgggacacacacaggtcccagaagacagcacatcccatttcccaggaggcaatgcgaGGACGAGGAGCACCGCAGACTAGGAAGTAGGCAGATTAGGACGACTGCCTAGAAATGGGCTCTTTTAGGCACatactttttttgtttaacaaaatgttttttattacatttaaaggAAACtactaatgtgatttttttttagggtggacctccgcttttttttttaacagaaagaggtttttattaacaaaacagcATTACAAGATATGCATTATTCGACAATCAGATTTGCATAGAAACGATGACAGTCAGAAACAAGCGATTTCAGCGATTGCAGATCATAAAACAAAGGAGAATCAAAAAGGAAATGGGAAAATAATACAAGTAAAGTAAGCAACGAGGTGCAAGTTCATAGCCCTCCCTCCCCAGCCCACCCCAACCGTAAGCCACCAGGCGCAGACCCAACTGGAGTCCTCCTCAGAGTACACGCGGGCAAAAGACCGGCGCCCCTGCGCCAAATCCCCAGATAACCAACCAAAACGTGTAAGGACCTCAGCAGCCGATCGAAGTGGGCAGCGCcccgagagagaggggggggcaacGGCCCCCATTCCGGGCGGGGGGGGGATCCATCTTtagtcccccacccccccggccccccATCCCGGTGCATCCACCCAAGCCGACCAGACCTTATCGTACTTAGCAGGGCACTGCCTACTCTCATACATGAGTTTGTAAAGGGGCAAAGCCGAGTCCACCGCCTTCCTCCAGGATCCAAGGGTGGGAGGTCCCACCGACTTCCACCGTATCAGTATCTCCCTCCTAGCATAAAACAGTGAGAACGTAATACATAGCTTAGTGTACCTGTCTCCCTCGACCTCACCCAAATGACTCAGAAGAAGCACCAAGGGGTCCAACGGCACTCTGGTCCCTCATATGTCGCTAAGCCTCTCTGCTACCCCCGCCCAATATGGCCGAAGCTTCGGGCAGTCCCACACCATGTGCCAGAAGGTCCCCACCTCAACCCCACACCTGGGACAGTTCGGATCAAGATGCGGGTATATGTTGGCCATTCTGTGAGGGGTGAAGTAGGCCCTATGTAGGAACTTGAGCTGGAGGAACCTGTCTTTAGCTGCTATCATGGATGGGATGTATGTGGAGACACATTCCTCCGATTCCTCCTCCCCAAAGCTGGAATGTCCCCCCTTCATTTATCCATTACCCAGGTGAGTTTAACATCATGGCCCACCGTCAGGTACATGTACAGAGTGGAAAGGGGCTTCCCCATTGCGCTCGACGTCAACAGTCGGTCAATTGAGTCAGGTTCCAGGGTCAGTGCGTCCGGGAATTGGGCCCTCATCGCATGCCTCAGCTGAAAGTATTTAAACTCGAGGGAATTAGGGAGGGAATACTGTCTTCTCAGGTCTTGAAAGGGCTTGATCCTACCATCTGCTATAACATGTTTAAGGGTGGTGATCCCACGTCTGGCCCACTGTGAGGGTTCAGGCAGATCGCAGAGATGAGGCAGGGTGGGGTTACCCCACAGTGGGGTGTGTGGAGAGATACAGTTCGGTTTAGTGTAAATAGCTCTGGCCGCCCGCCACACCCTAACAGTCGTCTTCATGGACGCCGTCAGAGGATGGGGAGCACCGGGACCCCTGTACACCAGATTAGACAATGCAGCATATGACCCCAGTATGGCAGCCTCTAGTCTCACCGCCGGGTTTTGTCTGGGCTGGGAGAACCACCAGCGCACCGTAACTAGGACAGCCGCCCAGTAATACAACAAAAAATTTGGGAGGGCCAGCCCACCCCCCGATAAGGGAAGATATAGTATCTGTCTCGCAACCCTGGGTGGCCTCCCGGCCCAAATGAAAGAAGTCAGTACCCCCTCCAGTCGTCTAAAGAAGGTTCTGGGAATGTGGGAAGGGGTATTGCGAAAGAAATATAAGAACTTAGGGAGGAACACCATtttgagcaggttcaccctgccaactggggtcagtgggagggtgcGCCAAGCCGTGCATTTGTCAGTGAGATGAGAAAGAAGGGGCTCTACGTTCCCCTCTATATATTCCTGTGTGGTGTTATTAATCCGAATGCCTAGATACGTGAAGTCGCTTACCCACTGGAGGGGGGTTCCAGTATCTACTCTTGGAAGCGAGGGGTGCAGTGGGAAGAGAACGGACTTACCCCAATTTATGCGGATTCCTGAGAACCGGCCGAATTCCTCAAATAGGTCAAGTGCTCTCCGTAGCGACTGAGAGGCATCTGCCAGGTAAAGTAGAGTGTCGTCCGCATAAAGGGACACCTTCTCCTCTATATCCCCCACCGCTATGCCCTTGACCCCGGCCTCAGCCCTCAGGGCAATGGCAAGGGGCTCGACCGCCAGGGCAAAAAGTCCCGGCGATAGCGGACATCCCTGGCGAGTGCCCCGACCCAAGGGGAAAGTGTCCGAGAGGAGGCCATTCGTGCGGACCCTAGCTCTGGGATCAGAGTAAAGCATCCCCAACCATGTCAGAAAATTTGTCCCGAAGCCAAACCCGCGCAAGGACACCCCACAGGAACTCCCACTCCACCGAGtagaaggctttttcggcgtccaAGGACGCCACTACCCCCGCCACCTCCGGCCGCGCCCTGTCTATATGCGTGAAAAGCCTTCTAATGTTAATGTCCGTTCCCCTCCCCGGCATGAACCCTGTTTGGTCTGGATGTACTAAAGCAGTTATGACTGTGTTTAGTCTCCTGGCCAAGACTTTGGCCAGGAGTTTCGCATCAACGTTTATCAGTGAGATGGGGCGATATGAGGAGCACACGATCGGGTCCTTACCCGGTTTAGGGATCACCACCACAACTGCCTCACTCAGGGAATGCGGGAGCTCCCGCACCCTCTGCGCCTCTGTTAACATACCGAGCAGTTTGTCCGTCAAGTCCTCAGAGTACTGTTTGTAAAATTCAACCGGTATACCGTCGGGGCCCGGCGACTTACCCGATTGGAGGGTCTTAAGAGCTTTCAAGAGTTCGTCAGCAGTTATGGGGGCATCGAGCAGTTTGCGGTATTTAGTAGTCAGAACTAGGATGTCAATG
The sequence above is drawn from the Rana temporaria chromosome 4, aRanTem1.1, whole genome shotgun sequence genome and encodes:
- the LOC120936342 gene encoding uncharacterized protein LOC120936342: MTGLTETLVAVGGGAEQGRRDHRYLLLSVSRAEAAWGSEVGGGVKLLLCLLSLQGFRLSQIVTAMAAIEDLFGRLRAEAAIRGEDWLQRQLGALLSQDGGDMGRMASGPSRVQTGQAASGPEHTGVVLAESGPERSVRGAVRAHGDTIQVASGPDHTGMGAASSGPSHTGRGASRTRSSRPPRRYSPSISPGRQRGDSGHSRAPSGPPAKRAAGIVSEGPAGGTRSSVGARGGRPGGSDAAALPARRVDQAVTGPVVGSRRVGSQATVASPPASSASHLQEVERVGSNRVTPSRKASAKSPHGSRARRGSESGPGPSASGTEPPGGSSSEEEDRSEGERSGSEDEVLPRTIPATRDSRRSADGIASTQPGTGPLLVWIMGHSYVVRGARRADDRPTGRQLGISRQEASVRWLGVPGMLWSKVVPEVHKFAQLDRPPEVLVIHAGGNDLGVRSMMEIARDIKFDFQRIRMSFPDTIVVWSDMVARSTWRMARSVEGVNRARRKINRNVGRFVLRNGGLVVRHPELEVDTWRYLRSDGVHLTDVGIDMWVLRLEEGVQQAMRVWRCSHR